In the genome of Salvelinus sp. IW2-2015 linkage group LG25, ASM291031v2, whole genome shotgun sequence, one region contains:
- the LOC111952082 gene encoding uncharacterized protein yields the protein MPRVXAHLHERALGMLQGGMRTADVARAINCXVRTMRRLRQRYRETGRTADXPRSGRPRXXTPAQDXYIRTSXLRDRYRMATTTAQVTPGTHNPSVSAQTVRNRLREAELRACRPVVRQVLTRHHWQQRCLWAQTHRXWTRQDWQKVLFTDERVLWSRIDPPLSVLEVEGXSWSGAVCHSXIGLSLLSLQAISMLCVTGKTSFSLMWYPSCRLILTRPSSMTMPPAILLVL from the exons atgcccagggtcRCTGCTCATCtccatgaacgtgccttaggcatgctgcaaggaggcatgaggactgcagatgtggccagggcaataaattgcaaMGTCcgtactatgagacgcctaagacagcgctacagggagacaggYCGGACAGCTGATRgtcctcgcagtggcagaccacgtYTYAKAACACCTGCACAGGATCYGTACATCCGAACATCAKacctgcgggacaggtacaggatggcaacaacaactgcccaagttacaccaggaacgcacaatccctctgtcagtgctcagactgtccgcaataggctgagagaggctgaactgagggcttgtaggcctgttgtaaggcaggtcctcaccagacatcactggcaacaacgttgcctatgggcacaaacKCACCGTCYctggaccagacaggactggcaaaaagtgctcttcactgacga gcgtGTACTSTGGAGCMGGATCGATCCACCTCTATCGGTTTTAGAGGTGGAGGGTCRgtcatggtctggggcggtgtgtcacagcatRatcggactgagcttgttgtcattgcaggcaatctcaatgctgtgcgttacagggaagacatccttctccctcatgtggtacccttcctgcaggctcatcctgacacgaccctccagcatgacaatgccaccagccatactgctcgttctgtga